GCTTTGGATGCCGTGCATTTCCTGTGCGAGTGCCAGCGCCACCGGCGTGGTCACCGATTTTGTGGTGAGCGCAATCAGTACCGTTTTGCTGCCGCCGAGCAACAGGGCGATGAGCACCGCGATCACTGGTGCCAGTACTGCGCCAACCAGCAGGCCCAGTAGTAAAGGCCAGCCGACTTTACGCACCACGGCGAGGTTCTGTTTGAGTGGAATGGCCAGGGCCACAACCGCCGGCCCCAGCAGCAGATTCAGCAGGCCGCTGCCCCGTTGATAGCCGCTGAAATCCACACCCAGCAATACCAGCCCGGCGAATACCAGCAGGCTGGCGCCCACTACCGGGTGCAGCAGTGGGCTGCCGAGGCGGCGATAGATTTTTAGCCCGGCCCAGAAACACACCAGGTTCAGGGGAAGGATCACCAGCGGGTGCGCTGCGCTGAACGGCGCCGCGAAATCGTTCGCCACCTGTTGCAGTTGTGCGATCCAGCGTTGCCACTCACTCCACACGGGTATTCTCGCCCCGCGTGTTGCCAATACGACCGATCAGGCTGTTGAGCAATAATGCGGT
This genomic interval from Microbulbifer sp. Q7 contains the following:
- a CDS encoding LrgB family protein; the protein is MWSEWQRWIAQLQQVANDFAAPFSAAHPLVILPLNLVCFWAGLKIYRRLGSPLLHPVVGASLLVFAGLVLLGVDFSGYQRGSGLLNLLLGPAVVALAIPLKQNLAVVRKVGWPLLLGLLVGAVLAPVIAVLIALLLGGSKTVLIALTTKSVTTPVALALAQEMHGIQSLAAGVVAFTGIVGAVCGPGLLRRLRITDERVVGFSMGINAHAIGTVRALEISALCGAFSALAMGLCGALTALLLPLFVTA